GGCTGCTAGCGAGCTGACTAGCAGGCCGCTGGCGCCATTGGGGCGCAGGCGCAAGTCGATGTCGTAGAGCACGCCGGCACTGGTGGCGCTGGTCAGCCAGGTGGACATTTTGCGTGCCAGCCGCGAGTACAGCTCGGTGGCGTCAGGGTGCTCGTCGTCGTACAGAAAGATGATGTCCAGATCCGAGGCGTAGCCCAGCTCTTTGCCCCCCAGTTTGCCGTAGCCAATGATGGCAAAGCGCGGGGTATCGGTGTGGCGGCTGGGAATGTCACGCCAGGCATGGCGTAGCGTGGCGTCCAGCACGGTATCGGCCAGCAGTGAAAGCTGGTCGGACAGTGCCTCCACCGTCCACATGCCGGCAATGTCCTGTGCCACCAGGCGGAAGGCCTGGGCGTGCTGGAAGTGGCGCAGCGTATCCATTTTGGCCTCGATGTCGCCATCGCACTGCGCCATCTGTTCTTCCAGCTGGGCGGTAAGGGCTGGCCAGTCCGGGGTGGCGTACAGCACGCGGGCATCCAATAGTTCATCCAGCAGGATGGGGTGGCGGGTCAGGTAGGTGGATACCCAGGCGCTGGCCGAGCACAAGGTAGCCAGGCGTTGCAGGGTTTGCGGGTATTCGGTCAGCAGCGCCAGGTAGGACGCGCGACGGCTGATGGCTTCCATCAGGCCGATGATGCGCGACAGGGTGGCGGCCGGATTGGGGAAGTGGGTGGATACCTCGATCAGCGGCGGAATCAGTGCATCGAATTTCTTGCGGCCTGTCAGCGGAATCTGCTGATAGCGCTGGCTCTGGGCCAGTGCGCGCAGCTGTCCGGCCACGCCCGGCACATCATCAAAGCCCAGGGTGGCCAGTTGTTCGGTCGGGTCTTGTTCGCAAATGTCACGCCACAGGCAGGATAGTGGGTGGTCAGGCGCAGTTTCGGTGGGCAGGATGAACACCTGCTCGAAGTGGCGTGTTACCTTGCGCCGTTCGGCATTCAGTGCATCGAGAAAATCCTGCCAGCCGGCAAAGCCCATGCTGGCGGCGATGCGTGTCTGGTTTTCTTCGCTGGAGGGCAGGGTCTGGGTTTGCTGATCGTCCAGGTATTGCAGGCGGTGTTCCAGATTGCGCAGGAAGGCATAGGCTTCCTGCAATTCGGCCACGGCGGCGGGTTCCAGCAGGCGCAGTTCGGCCAGCCGCTCCAGCGTGGCGCGCGTACTGCGCAGTTGCAGGCTCTTGTCGCGGCCACCGCGAATCAGCTGGAACACCTGGGCGATGAATTCCACTTCGCGAATGCCGCCTGGCCCCAGCTTGATATTGTCGACCATATCGCGCCGTGCTACTTCGCGGCGAATCTGTGCATGCAGCTCGCGCATGGCACCGTAGGCGTTGTAATCCAGATACTTGCGGTAGACGAAGGGGCGCACCATGTCGGAAAGGCCTGCGATATCGCCGGTCAGCGCCTTGGCCTTGATCCAGGCGTAGCGTTCCCATTCGCGGCCCTGGGTGAGCAGGTAGTTTTCCAGGGCGGAAAAGCTCATCACCAGCGGGCCGGAGTCGCCATACGGGCGCAGGCGCATGTCGACACGGAATACCTGGCCATCCAGCGTGACGTCATTGATCAGGCTGATGATGCGTTTGCCCACCTGGCTGAAGTATTCGTGATTGCTGATCTTGCGCGGGCCGCTGGTTTCGCCGCCTTCGGGATAGATGAAGATCAGGTCGATGTCGGAGGAGACATTCAGCTCGCCACCGCCCAGCTTGCCCATGCCGATGACGATGAGCTGTTGCACTTCGCCGCTGTCCTCGCCGATGGGCTGGCCATATTGCGGCAGCGAGCGGCAGGCGCAGGCCAGTGATTGCTGCACGGCAAATTCGGCCAGCAGGCTGATGGTGCTGACGACCTCATCGAGATTGGCCAGGCCGTTGTGATCGCGAGTAATCAGCCGTGCCATTACCGCCTGACGCAGCCGGCGCAGGGCTGAGGCCATGCTGTCCGGTTCGTTCAGCAGGTCCCAGTCGGCGAAGCCGGCCATTTCTGCTGCATCCAGTGGCTGGTGCAGACGGCTGAGCAGCAAGGCATGCTGTTCGGGCCGGGCAGTCAGCAGCCGGTCCAGATAAAGTGAAAAGGCACGACTGTGGGCAATGGCATGCTCCGGGTTTGCTGGCATAATGGCGCTGCACTCGCTGGTTGGTCCTGATAACACCTCATTGTATCGGTTTAGCTCATTTGGAAAAGCCCCTGCACCTGCTTGCCAGAATCCACGTCATTCGCCTGCTGCGCAAAATGCTGCGAGTCGGCGGCCTGTTGCTGTTGCTGGCAGGCATTGTGGTGGGCAGCGCTTTTTCGGTATTCAACTGGTGGTTCCTGCCACGGCTGGAGCAATTTCGTCCCGAGCTGGAAGCAAGCCTGTCCCAGGCCTCGGGCCGACAGGTGAGCGTGGCCACCTTGTCCGGTCAGTGGCAGGGCGTGGCTCCGAGGTTGCGGCTGGGCGGTCTGCGCATTGCCAACCCGGTTACAGGAGAAGCGCTGACGCTGCAGCAGGTGACGGTGCTGCCCTCATGGTGGTCGTTGCTGACTTGGCAGCCGCTGTTTTCCAGCATCGTGATCCAGGGGCCGAGCGTGGCGCTGATGCGCAATGCCGATGGACATATCCTGCTTAATGGTTTCGACCTGACAGCCAGCCCGGACCAGCCACAGGCCGCGGATAGCGAACCTGCCGCCAACTGGCTGCTGCGGCAGAAGCACATTGAAATCAGCCAGGCGCATATCAGCTGGGAAGACAAGCTGCTGGGGCTGCCCAGGCTGGATCTGCAGCAAGGCCAGTTGATTCTGGGCAAGACGCTGCTTGGCCATCGCCTGACCTTGTCGGGCAGGCCGGTTGCCACCCTGGGTAAGGGTTTTGACATGGAGTTGTCGTGGCGTGGTAATGATTTCCGTCAGTGGCGTGACTGGGCTGGCAATGCACGTGTGCGGCTCAATGGCGCGCAGGCAGGCATGCTGTCGCGCTACATGGAGAAAATAGGTCTGGTAAGTAGCGGTGAAGGCAGTGGCACGCTGGAGGCGGATTTTTCCGATGGCCATATCAACAGCCTGGATGCCGATGTCAGCATCCGCAATGCAGCCTACACCCCGCGGGATGCCCGCACCCTGGTTTTGCCGGTCATCAGTGGCAAGCTGCAACTGGAGCGCTCTGGCGGAGGTGCTTATGTCATTAATGCTTCCAAGCTGACGCTGGCCAGTGCCAGCGGCCTGGCGTTCGACAATTCCAGCATCCGTGGTGACTGGCTGCCGGGCGAGCAGGGCCATGGCCAACTGACGCTGGATAATGTCAATGTGGCGCATCTGACGCCCTTCATCCGGGCGCTGGGGGGAGATGGTAACTCGCTATTTTCGCGCTTTGCCCCCAGCGGTCAGTTGAAAAACCTGTCACTCAGTTGGAAGGGGCCGTTGCAGTCTCCACGCCAGTACGCAGTGGCGACCCGGTTTGATCAACTTGCCTGGCAGGCATTTTCATCGGTGCCGGGTATCAGCGGGGTCAGCGGCTCGCTACGATTTGGCGAGCAGGGTGGCAGCCTGCAACTGGACAGTCACCATGCAACACTAAACTACCCGGCAGTTTTCCCCCAGTTGCTGAACTTCGATCAGCTCAATGCCCGCGTGGACTGGAAAAACCAGGGCAATCAGACTGATGTGGAGTTTCATGAGGTCAGCTTTGCCAATGCCGATCTGAATGGCCGCTTTGGCGGGCATTACCATCATGGCGACAAGGGCCCAGGCGTGGTGGATTTCACCGCCAGCGTAGACAAGGTGTCTGCCATCCGGGTGCCTGCATATCTGCCGCATGCGGTGGGTGAAGATACCTTGCGCTGGCTGAAGCAGGCTTTGCTGGGCGGTACCGCGCGTGATGTGCGCATGATCCTGAAAGGCGATCTGGCCGACTTCCCCTTTGCCGGTGGCAAGGGAGGGCAGTTCAGCGTGGATGCCAAGGTTGAGCAGGGCAAGTTGCTGTACGAAAAAGGCTGGCCAACCATAGACAATATTCAGGCTGATTTGGGTTTTCATAATGAAAAGATGCTGATTGCCGCACGTTCAGGCAGTACCTTGGGTGTGCCGCTGTCTGCCGTACAGGTGGGCATAGACAATCTGGGTGCTGCTCAGCCGGTTCTGACTGTGCTGGGGCGTGCCCGGGGCCCGCTGGCCAGTATGTTGAAATTCACCACCAGCAGTCCGGTAGATGGCTGGCTGGATGGTTTTACCGGCAATCTGCAAGGGTCGGGTAATGCTGAGCTGAACCTGAAGCTGGGCATTCCCCTGTCAGGCAAGGAGCCGGTCAGGGTAAGGGGCGACATCCTGCTGGCGGGTAATCAGCTGGGCTTTCGCACCCTGCCTATTCCCACCTTGCATGATGCGCGCGGTACGCTGACTTTTACCGAGCATGGCGTTGAAAGCAATGGCGTCAGCTTTAATGCCCTGGGCGGGCCTTTCCTGTTGAAGGCAGCCAGCACCCAGGCCGGGCGCATGAGCTTTGATATCCGTGGTGAAGCCGACAGCAAGCAGGCGCTGGACCACTATCTGCCCATCTTGTCGCCTTATGTCAGCGGCCACTCGCCGTTTGCGGTGCAGTTTGTGGTGCAGAAGGGGCTGGAAAACCTGGTGGTCAGCTCCAGCCTGCAGGGTAGCAGCATTTTGGCACCGGCCCCGGCCGGCAAGCAGGCGGCTGATGTGCTGCCGCTGTCATTACGGCTAACGCCCGGCAAAACTGCCCAGCAGCCGCTCAGGCTGGATCTGGACGTGGGCACGGTGGCCAGTGGCAGCCTACTGTTGGATGAGCATGGCAATCTCAAAAGCGGGGTGATTGCCTCCGGCCGTCCGCAGGGCAAGCAGCCGGACGAGGGCCTGGTACTGCGCCTGGCCGCGCCCAAGGTGGATTTGCCACGCTGGGTGGATACCATTGCCGGGCCTTCCGGACTGCATGGCAATACGGCCTCCGCCGGCAAATCGCTGCAGTTCGACCTGCCTTTGCAGATAGAGCTGGAAACCCCGCAGCTGGACAGCTGGGGTGGCAGCCTGCACAAGGTGACGGCCACGCTGGGTAATCGGCGTATCCACAATGGCTGGTCGCTGGATGTACGGGCGCATGAACTGAGCGGCAGCATCGATTACCTGCCCGAGAGCAATGGGCTGGTGCGTGCCAATCTGGCCTATGCCTTGCTCAATCCGCCGGAAAAGGGCAGCTCAGCTGATGGCGACACCGCCATGGCCGACAAAGGCGACTGGCCGGCACTGGATATTCGCGTGGGTGACCTGGTTTATCAGAACAGATCGGTTGGCAGGCTGGAAATGCGTGCCCGCCGCGAAGGGCGTGACTGGGTGCTCAATCCGCTGCGGTTGGTGGCAGCGGAAGGCAGCCTGCAGGGCAGTGCCCGCGTGCGTCGCAGTGATAGTGGCAAGGAAGTGCAGACCCGCTATCAGCTGGACAGCAGCGATGTGGGCAAGCTGCTGGCACGCGTCGGCCTGCAGGATACCTTCCGCAAGGGTGAAGGCACCCTCACCGGTAATATGAGCTGGCCGGGAGGTCTGTTTGATGTCAGCGCCAGCCAGCTTTCCGGCGAAATGACGCTGGCCCTGAAGAATGGTCGCTTTGCCAAGGTGGACCCGGGGGTGGCACGCCTGCTTGGCGTGTTGAGCCTGCAGTCGCTGACACGCCGGGTAAAGCTGGATTTCACCGATGTGTTCAGCGACGGTTTCGCTTTTGACTCCATCACCGGCGATGCCCGTATCAGCAAGGGCGTGTTTGTTTCTGATAATGTGCACATGAAGGGCCCGGCGGCAGATGTCTATCTGCGTGGCCAGGTGAATCTGGCCAATGAAACCCAGGATGTGCACATCAAGGTACAGCCTCATCTGGCCGAGAGCGTGGCCCTGGCTGCCGGGGCGGCGCTACTCAATCCAGTGGTGGGCGTTGCCGCACTGGCGGCGCAGAAAGTATTGCAGGACCCGGTCGGCAAGATTCTGTCGGTCGAATATGTGTTGACCGGCTCGTTTGCCAATCCCAAGGTGGACAAGCAGGCAGCGGAACCTTTGAAAAACAGCAAGCGGATCATCACGCCATGAAACAGAAATTTATCGCTGCCGCCGTGCAGATGGTGTCCGGTACCGATGTCGCTGCCAACCTGGCCCGTGCCGCGGCGCTGGTGGCACAGGCGGCGGCTGCCGGTGCCGCCTTTGTGGTGTTGCCCGAATACTTCTGCCTGATGGGCAGGAAGGATGGCGACAAGGTGGCCATTTGCGAAGCTGCAGGCAGTGGCCCGCTGCAGACGGCACTGGCGGCCATTGCGCGTGACAACAAGATCTGGCTGGCCGCCGGCACCATTCCGTTGCGCAGCCCGGAGCCTGGCAAGGTATTCAATACCACGCTGGTATTCGACCCGGATGGCGTCGTACAGGCCCGCTACGACAAGATCCACCTGTTTGGCTATACCGGAAATGGCGAGCGCTATTGCGAGTCCGACAGTATTCTGGCTGGCAGTACGCCGGTGAAGGTGGATATCGGTCTGGCAGAAGTGGCCTGCGGTATCTGCTACGATCTGCGCTTTCCCGAGCTGTTCCGCCAGTTGGCACCGTTTGATGTGATGATTCTGCCGGCGGCCTTTACTGCAGCCACCGGCGAAGCGCACTGGGAAGTGCTGATGCGCGCCCGTGCCATTGAAAACCAATGCTTCGTGATTGCCTCCGGACAAGGTGGTACCCACGAAAACGGCCGCAAAACCCATGGCCAGTCCATGATCATCGACCCCTGGGGGCGCATTCTGGCGCAACAGGCTAGTGGTGAAGGTGTTGTACTGGCAGAGATTGACCCCGAATTGCTGCATTCGGTGCGCAGTGGCCTGCCGGCCCTGGCTCACCGTGTGCTTTGACAGAAAGACTCACCATGCAAGACGCTTTCAGTATTGCCGATCAGTTGTTGCTCGCGCCTTATGGCGTGGATGAAACCATGATCGAGAAAACCTTTGCCCGCATGCGTCAGCATGCCATCGATTATGCCGACCTTTACTTCCAGTACACCCGCAGCGAGGGCTGGAGTCTGGAGGAGGGCATCGTCAAGTCCGGTAGCTTCAGCATCGATCAGGGGGTGGGTGTCCGTGCCGTTTCCGGCGACAAGACCGCCTTTGCCTATTCCGACGACATCGGTGCAGACGCCATCAACCGCGCGGCTGATGCCGTGCGTGCCATCGGCCTCGTGGGTGGGGATGGCAGTGCTGGTCGCCAGTCCCCGCAACGTGCGCGGGCGCTGTACCCGGCCATCGACCCCTGCCACAGTCTGGAAGCAGCTGCCAAGGTAGCGCTGCTGGAAAAGGTGGAAAAACTGGCCCGCGCCATGGATCCACGCGTGATCCAGGTGATGGCTGGTGTGGCCTCGGAATATGACGTGGTATACGTGGCACGTCATGACGGTGTGCGCGCAGCCGATGTGCGTCCGCTGGTACGGCTGTCGGTGCATGTGATTGCCGAGCACAATGGCCGGCGCGAGCAGGGCTCCGGTGGTGGTGGTGGCCGTTTTGACCTGACGCGCTTTGACGATGCGCTGGTGGAGTTGTATGTACGTCAGGCGGTGGACCAGGCGCTGATCAATCTGGAAGCCCGTCCGGCACCAGCCGGCCAGATGACGGTGGTGCTGGGTTCCGGCTGGCCGGGTGTGCTGCTGCATGAGGCCATCGGCCACGGTCTGGAAGGCGATTTCAACCGCAAGGGCACTTCGGCCTTTTCCGGCAAGCTGGGCCAGCGTGTGGCCGCAGCCGGCGTTACCGTGGTGGATGACGGCACGCTGGATGGTCGGCGTGGTTCGCTGGCCATCGACGACGAAGGCAATCAGACCAACCGTACCGTGCTGATTGAAGACGGCATCCTCAAGGGCTATATGCAGGATGCGATGAACGCCCGCCTGATGCAGGTGGCTCCCACCGGCAATGGCCGGCGCGAATCCTATGCCCACATCCCGATGCCGCGCATGACCAACACCTATATGCTGGGTGGCCAGCATGATCCCAAAGAAATCATCGCTTCGGTAAAGGACGGACTGTATGCCGCCAACTTCGGTGGTGGTCAGGTGGACATTACCAGCGGCAAGTTCGTGTTCTCTGCCTCGGAAGCCTGGCGTATCGAAGATGGCAAGCTGACTTATCCTATCAAGGGGGCCACGCTGATCGGTAATGGCCCGGATGTGCTGGGTTATGTGTCGATGATAGGCAATGACATGGCGCTGGATCAGGGCGTGGGCGTGTGCGGCAAGGAAGGTCAGAGCGTGCCGGTGGGGGTGGGCCAGCCCACCTTGCGCATTGATGGCGGACTGACCGTTGGCGGTACCGGCGGCTGACAGGGTAGCTGGCATTCATGACGCAAGCAAAGACCGGCCTGGCATCTGGCCGGTGGCTGTTGCTGCTGGCAGGGCTCTGCCTGTGGCAATCCGTGGCGGCGCAGGATTTTACCGTTGCGGTGGAAGAGTCCGACAACCATCCCTTTGAGTATGTGCAAGGGGATGGCAAGACGCACGGTGGCTTTCATCTGGAAGTGATTGATCAGGTTGCAGCCCGGCTGGGTTGGCATGTAGTGTACAAGCCCATGCCCTGGCAGCGTGCCCTGCGCAGTCTGCAACTGGGCCGGGTGGATGCGCTCAGCTATCTGGCGCGTACGCCGGAGCGTGATGCCTATGCCGTGTTTCTGCCGGCTGCCATTCAACATCGTCAGTTCGCCGGCCTGTTTGTGCGGCGTTCCCAGCGTCAGCATTTTCCCGATACCACCAAGCCTTGCAGTTATGCGGGTTATCACATTGCGGCAGCCAGTAACTACTTTTACGGCGACATCGTGCAGCAGGCGATGCGTGAATGCTGGCAGATCGACATGACGGCCAGCTCCAAGGAAGAGGTGTTTTCCAAGCTGCTGGCCGGGCGTATCGATATCGCGGTGGCCTATGGTACTTCCTTGCAGTCGCTGGATGCGCAGATGCCGGAGCTGCAATCCCAGGTAGTTGCCCTGCGCGAGCCGCGCTGGCTGATTGGCGATTTCTACCTTGGGTTCTCGCGCAAGGCCATGTCTGCGCAGCGGATTGATGCCTATGTCGGCACCTTGGGCAGCTTCCGGCAAAGCCCGGCGTATCAGCAACTGGTACGCAAGTACAATATGAAGCCCTTTCTGCCCTGAGCCGCAGGTGGCGGCTGGCTGTACCTTTGTTTCCACATTTGTTCTTACCGGATACGACGACTGTCGCAGGAGAAAGCATGGTCCGGCTGGAAGACGTACAAATCCTGCTGCATACCGCACAGCTGGGCAGCCTGTCAGCCGCTGCGCGCGCGCTGGACATCAGCCCTGCGGTGGCTAGTGCCGCACTGAAGCGGCTGGAAAGCGAACTGGGTACCCATCTGCTGGTTCGCTCTACCCGCAGCTTGCGCCTGACCGCCGATGGCGAGCGCTATCTGGAGCATGCCCGAACTGCGCTGGATGCCTTGCAGGCCGGTGCGCAGGCGCTGGCTGCCGGTCGCCAGACGCTGCAGGGGCAGCTCAGCCTGTCCATGCCCTCCGATATTGGCAGGCAATTGCTGCGTCCCTGGCTGGATGTGTTTCTGGATGAGCATCCGGGTGTGCGGCTGCAACTGCATATCAGCGACCGCTTGGCTGATTTGTACCGCATGCCGGTGGATGTGGCCCTGCGCTACGGTGTGCCAGAGGATTCCAGCCTGGTGGCCCTGCCCATGTTGCCGGATAACCGGCGTCTACTGTGTGCTGCCCCGTCCTATCTGGCGCGGCATGGCTGGCCTGGGCAGCCGGAAGATCTTGCTGCCCATGCCTGCCTGCGGCTGGTGCTGGGGGATGCGCTGCATGAACGCTGGCGTTTTGTCCGGCAAGGCGAGTGGAGCACGGTAATGGTGAGCGGACGCCGCAATAGCGACGATGGTGAAATCGTCCGGCGCTGGGCGGTAGATGGACAGGGGATAGCCTACAAATCCCGGCTGGATGTGCTGGACGATGTGCGTGCCGGCCGCTTGCTACCCTTGCTGACGGATTACCAGACCGAGCGTGCACCGCTGTATCTGGTCTGCCCGCATCGCATGATGCTGTCGCCACTGGTTGTACGCCTGCGCGAATTCCTGCAGTTGCGACTGCAGCAGCACGTGCTGGCACCGCTGCAGTCCGCGTTGGGTCAGGCCTGATCCATAAAACTCAACCTTGCGTGCTTAGCAGGCTGCCCACCGAGCTGGTGTAGCTATTGCTCTGGCTGTGCTGCAGGTTTTGCAGCAGGGCGCTCAGGAAAGATTGCAGATTGGCCGAGGTGTTGCTGCCGGACGTAGCACTGTCGCTGGCGCTGCTGCCATTGGCCTGCTGGACACTGCTGAGCAGATTGTTGAAATCGCTTTGCAGGGTGCTGAGCGCACTGGAGCTGCTGGTGCTGCCAGAGGAGCTTGACAGCTGCTGGATCAGGCTTTGCAGCTGGCTTTCGGCATTGTCGTAGGCGCTGGTACTGCTGTCGCTGCTGCTATCTGAGGCGCTGGCAGACGTACTGGAGGACTTCAGCGCGGCAAACAGGTCGTGCATGAAAGTGTGCATGGCCTGCATCGGGTTTTGCGTACTGCCGGTACTGCTCAGGCTGTCATCGCTGTCACCGTCGCCATCTGGTGGCGGTGGCGGCATGCCGGCAAGCGAGCCATTACTGCTGTTGCCCGTGCTGTTGCTGCTACTGCTGGACGATGGCGGTTGCAATGAAATACCCAGTTGGCTTAATGCCTGTTCCACGCTTTGCATGAAGGCATCATTGCCACCACGGTGCTTGCCGTGATGGCGGACATCACTGCTGCTTGATGTCGTACTGGTCTGGCTGCTGCCCAGCAGGCTGCCGTAAATGGATGTGCTGCTGCTAATGCCTGAAATGCTCATGATGACGGCTCCTGATGCTTGCAAGTGAGCGGTGCGGTGTCGCCATGAGTGCTGCGGCCGGCGACAGGCGCGATGCTGCTGCAAGGCAAGTTTCAGGCCAGTAAGTTACGGCTTAAATGTAAAAACATGTTAGAAAATGTTAGCGATTGTCGTGAGGCGCGGAAAAATTCCCGTGCTCTGCTAAGGTGTTGCCTGCTTTGGCTTGTAGCCTGTTGCACGTGCTGGAAAAAATTGCCGCCGTCGGCAATATGCTGCCGTTGCAAAATTGTAAATATTCATTGCAGACAGTGGCTTGTCACCACTCTTTGATTACCGTCAGGCAATTTTTGCCGCCTTGTACTGATGGCAGCCGCCCGAATGAGAGAGGGACCCGGGGCAAGCGGGCAGGCGGCTACCGCTTGCCATCATGCGCGGCTGATCCGTTAAAAACGGTTAGCGACCGGTAAAGCGCTATAAATCAGTGTAAATGGCAGTAAAACTTCACCCGCAACAGGCTGCGATGTGGATTATGTCTGCCGACAGCCCCCGGGAGAGGGGGGTAATGCAATAAATCAGGATGGAAAATGAGAATACTGCTGGTTGATGACGATATTGAATTGGCCGACATGCTGGGCAGCTACCTGGAGCGGGAGTCCTGCCTGGTACAGAAAGTAAGTGATGGTACCAGCGCCGTGGTACAAGCACTGTCCGGTCAGTTCGACCTGATGGTGCTGGACGTCATGATGCCTGGGCTTAGCGGGGTGGAAGTGCTGCGGCGTGTGCGCGAACACAGC
The sequence above is drawn from the Aquitalea denitrificans genome and encodes:
- the glnE gene encoding bifunctional [glutamate--ammonia ligase]-adenylyl-L-tyrosine phosphorylase/[glutamate--ammonia-ligase] adenylyltransferase, with amino-acid sequence MPANPEHAIAHSRAFSLYLDRLLTARPEQHALLLSRLHQPLDAAEMAGFADWDLLNEPDSMASALRRLRQAVMARLITRDHNGLANLDEVVSTISLLAEFAVQQSLACACRSLPQYGQPIGEDSGEVQQLIVIGMGKLGGGELNVSSDIDLIFIYPEGGETSGPRKISNHEYFSQVGKRIISLINDVTLDGQVFRVDMRLRPYGDSGPLVMSFSALENYLLTQGREWERYAWIKAKALTGDIAGLSDMVRPFVYRKYLDYNAYGAMRELHAQIRREVARRDMVDNIKLGPGGIREVEFIAQVFQLIRGGRDKSLQLRSTRATLERLAELRLLEPAAVAELQEAYAFLRNLEHRLQYLDDQQTQTLPSSEENQTRIAASMGFAGWQDFLDALNAERRKVTRHFEQVFILPTETAPDHPLSCLWRDICEQDPTEQLATLGFDDVPGVAGQLRALAQSQRYQQIPLTGRKKFDALIPPLIEVSTHFPNPAATLSRIIGLMEAISRRASYLALLTEYPQTLQRLATLCSASAWVSTYLTRHPILLDELLDARVLYATPDWPALTAQLEEQMAQCDGDIEAKMDTLRHFQHAQAFRLVAQDIAGMWTVEALSDQLSLLADTVLDATLRHAWRDIPSRHTDTPRFAIIGYGKLGGKELGYASDLDIIFLYDDEHPDATELYSRLARKMSTWLTSATSAGVLYDIDLRLRPNGASGLLVSSLAAFRNYQEKQAWVWEHQALTRARYVAGDATIGEGFEAIRHDVLTQPRELAKLRSEVLAMRQRMLESHPSHEHDVKNARGGIIDIEFIVQYLILAHAGQLPAFTRNTGNIALLAVAAEAGLISPELAEQGRAAYRYYRKLQHAARLNESSKVEVNETLRQHYRQAQALWQQVFSTDNPA
- a CDS encoding YhdP family protein, whose translation is MEKPLHLLARIHVIRLLRKMLRVGGLLLLLAGIVVGSAFSVFNWWFLPRLEQFRPELEASLSQASGRQVSVATLSGQWQGVAPRLRLGGLRIANPVTGEALTLQQVTVLPSWWSLLTWQPLFSSIVIQGPSVALMRNADGHILLNGFDLTASPDQPQAADSEPAANWLLRQKHIEISQAHISWEDKLLGLPRLDLQQGQLILGKTLLGHRLTLSGRPVATLGKGFDMELSWRGNDFRQWRDWAGNARVRLNGAQAGMLSRYMEKIGLVSSGEGSGTLEADFSDGHINSLDADVSIRNAAYTPRDARTLVLPVISGKLQLERSGGGAYVINASKLTLASASGLAFDNSSIRGDWLPGEQGHGQLTLDNVNVAHLTPFIRALGGDGNSLFSRFAPSGQLKNLSLSWKGPLQSPRQYAVATRFDQLAWQAFSSVPGISGVSGSLRFGEQGGSLQLDSHHATLNYPAVFPQLLNFDQLNARVDWKNQGNQTDVEFHEVSFANADLNGRFGGHYHHGDKGPGVVDFTASVDKVSAIRVPAYLPHAVGEDTLRWLKQALLGGTARDVRMILKGDLADFPFAGGKGGQFSVDAKVEQGKLLYEKGWPTIDNIQADLGFHNEKMLIAARSGSTLGVPLSAVQVGIDNLGAAQPVLTVLGRARGPLASMLKFTTSSPVDGWLDGFTGNLQGSGNAELNLKLGIPLSGKEPVRVRGDILLAGNQLGFRTLPIPTLHDARGTLTFTEHGVESNGVSFNALGGPFLLKAASTQAGRMSFDIRGEADSKQALDHYLPILSPYVSGHSPFAVQFVVQKGLENLVVSSSLQGSSILAPAPAGKQAADVLPLSLRLTPGKTAQQPLRLDLDVGTVASGSLLLDEHGNLKSGVIASGRPQGKQPDEGLVLRLAAPKVDLPRWVDTIAGPSGLHGNTASAGKSLQFDLPLQIELETPQLDSWGGSLHKVTATLGNRRIHNGWSLDVRAHELSGSIDYLPESNGLVRANLAYALLNPPEKGSSADGDTAMADKGDWPALDIRVGDLVYQNRSVGRLEMRARREGRDWVLNPLRLVAAEGSLQGSARVRRSDSGKEVQTRYQLDSSDVGKLLARVGLQDTFRKGEGTLTGNMSWPGGLFDVSASQLSGEMTLALKNGRFAKVDPGVARLLGVLSLQSLTRRVKLDFTDVFSDGFAFDSITGDARISKGVFVSDNVHMKGPAADVYLRGQVNLANETQDVHIKVQPHLAESVALAAGAALLNPVVGVAALAAQKVLQDPVGKILSVEYVLTGSFANPKVDKQAAEPLKNSKRIITP
- a CDS encoding cellulose 1,4-beta-cellobiosidase; this encodes MSISGISSSTSIYGSLLGSSQTSTTSSSSDVRHHGKHRGGNDAFMQSVEQALSQLGISLQPPSSSSSSNSTGNSSNGSLAGMPPPPPDGDGDSDDSLSSTGSTQNPMQAMHTFMHDLFAALKSSSTSASASDSSSDSSTSAYDNAESQLQSLIQQLSSSSGSTSSSSALSTLQSDFNNLLSSVQQANGSSASDSATSGSNTSANLQSFLSALLQNLQHSQSNSYTSSVGSLLSTQG
- a CDS encoding substrate-binding periplasmic protein; amino-acid sequence: MTQAKTGLASGRWLLLLAGLCLWQSVAAQDFTVAVEESDNHPFEYVQGDGKTHGGFHLEVIDQVAARLGWHVVYKPMPWQRALRSLQLGRVDALSYLARTPERDAYAVFLPAAIQHRQFAGLFVRRSQRQHFPDTTKPCSYAGYHIAAASNYFYGDIVQQAMRECWQIDMTASSKEEVFSKLLAGRIDIAVAYGTSLQSLDAQMPELQSQVVALREPRWLIGDFYLGFSRKAMSAQRIDAYVGTLGSFRQSPAYQQLVRKYNMKPFLP
- the tldD gene encoding metalloprotease TldD, with translation MIEKTFARMRQHAIDYADLYFQYTRSEGWSLEEGIVKSGSFSIDQGVGVRAVSGDKTAFAYSDDIGADAINRAADAVRAIGLVGGDGSAGRQSPQRARALYPAIDPCHSLEAAAKVALLEKVEKLARAMDPRVIQVMAGVASEYDVVYVARHDGVRAADVRPLVRLSVHVIAEHNGRREQGSGGGGGRFDLTRFDDALVELYVRQAVDQALINLEARPAPAGQMTVVLGSGWPGVLLHEAIGHGLEGDFNRKGTSAFSGKLGQRVAAAGVTVVDDGTLDGRRGSLAIDDEGNQTNRTVLIEDGILKGYMQDAMNARLMQVAPTGNGRRESYAHIPMPRMTNTYMLGGQHDPKEIIASVKDGLYAANFGGGQVDITSGKFVFSASEAWRIEDGKLTYPIKGATLIGNGPDVLGYVSMIGNDMALDQGVGVCGKEGQSVPVGVGQPTLRIDGGLTVGGTGG
- a CDS encoding LysR family transcriptional regulator — protein: MVRLEDVQILLHTAQLGSLSAAARALDISPAVASAALKRLESELGTHLLVRSTRSLRLTADGERYLEHARTALDALQAGAQALAAGRQTLQGQLSLSMPSDIGRQLLRPWLDVFLDEHPGVRLQLHISDRLADLYRMPVDVALRYGVPEDSSLVALPMLPDNRRLLCAAPSYLARHGWPGQPEDLAAHACLRLVLGDALHERWRFVRQGEWSTVMVSGRRNSDDGEIVRRWAVDGQGIAYKSRLDVLDDVRAGRLLPLLTDYQTERAPLYLVCPHRMMLSPLVVRLREFLQLRLQQHVLAPLQSALGQA
- a CDS encoding carbon-nitrogen hydrolase family protein; amino-acid sequence: MKQKFIAAAVQMVSGTDVAANLARAAALVAQAAAAGAAFVVLPEYFCLMGRKDGDKVAICEAAGSGPLQTALAAIARDNKIWLAAGTIPLRSPEPGKVFNTTLVFDPDGVVQARYDKIHLFGYTGNGERYCESDSILAGSTPVKVDIGLAEVACGICYDLRFPELFRQLAPFDVMILPAAFTAATGEAHWEVLMRARAIENQCFVIASGQGGTHENGRKTHGQSMIIDPWGRILAQQASGEGVVLAEIDPELLHSVRSGLPALAHRVL